From Cucumis melo cultivar AY chromosome 1, USDA_Cmelo_AY_1.0, whole genome shotgun sequence, a single genomic window includes:
- the LOC127148191 gene encoding uncharacterized protein LOC127148191, translating into MAKAAKPFSVLLLLLLLLTLFITSLFSTMAVQGSSTRDPLPQLFFSVQATQLPFEGRKERRRNWGRRLMIGSTAPTCTYNECRGCKYKCRAEQVPVEGNDPINSAYHYRCVCHRFPVTSPKI; encoded by the exons ATGGCAAAAGCTGCAAAACCATTTTCagtacttcttcttcttcttcttctgctaACCCTATTTATTACCTCTCTTTTCTCAACAATGGCAGTGCAAG GATCCTCCACTCGAGATCCGCTACCCCAATTATTCTTTTCTGTACAAGCAACACAACTCCCATTCGAG GGTAGAAAAGAAAGGAGGAGGAATTGGGGGAGAAGGTTGATGATTGGTTCAACGGCACCAACATGTACTTACAATGAGTGTAGAGGATGCAAATACAAATGTAGAGCTGAGCAAGTACCTGTTGAAGGCAATGACCCTATTAATAGTGCTTATCACTATAGATGTGTTTGTCATAG